The following coding sequences lie in one Gymnogyps californianus isolate 813 chromosome 18, ASM1813914v2, whole genome shotgun sequence genomic window:
- the PMPCA gene encoding mitochondrial-processing peptidase subunit alpha has protein sequence MAVAMAWLRRGAWGPARRYGLAAGRSYSGGGAYPSVSLTCPLPGVPKAVFAAAEGRERFETRVTVLENGLRVASQKKFGQFCTVGLLINSGSRHEAKYLSGISHFLEKLAFSSTAQFGSKDEILLTLEKHGGICDCQASRDTIMYAVSADAKGLDTVVNLLADVALQPRLSDEEIEMTRTAIRFELEDLNMRPDPEPLLTEMIHAAAYRDNTVGLNRFCPVENTDKIDREVLHSYLRNYYTPDRMVLAGVGIEHEQLVECAKKHLLGAEPVWGSGQTKDVDRSVAQYTGGIVKVEKDMSDVSLGPTPIPELTHIMIGLESCSFLEEDFIPFAVLNMMMGGGGSFSAGGPGKGMFTRLYLNVLNRHHWMYNATSYHHSYEDTGLLCIHASADPKQVREMVEIITREFILMAGAVGEVELERAKTQLKSMLMMNLESRPVIFEDVGRQVLATNTRKLPHELCALISQVKSTDIKRVVTKMLHKKPAVAALGDLTDLPTYEHIQTALSSKDGRLPRMYRLFR, from the exons ATGGCGGTCGCCATGGCGTGGCTGCGGCGGGGCGCCtggggcccggcccggcg GTACGGGCTGGCGGCCGGCCGGAGCTATAGCGGCGGCGGCGCCTACCCCAGCGTGTCGCTGACCTGCCCGCTGCCCGGCGTGCCCAAGGCGGTCTTCGCGGCGGCTGAGGGCCGGGAGCGGTTCGAGACGCGGGTGACGGTGCTGGAGAACGGGCTGCGGGTCGCCTCCCAGAAGAAGTTCGGGCAGTTCTGCACCGTGGGCC TTCTTATAAATTCGGGATCAAGACATGAAGCGAAATATCTCAGTGGCATCTCTCACTTCTTGGAAAAGCTGGCCTTCTCC TCCACAGCTCAGTTTGGCAGCAAAGATGAAATTCTCCTCACCTTAGAAAAGCATGGGGGCATTTGTGACTGCCAGGCATCGAG GGACACCATAATGTACGCTGTTTCTGCCGATGCCAAAGGCCTGGACACAGTGGTCAACTTGCTGGCTGATGTAGCACTACAGCCCAGGTTATCAG ATGAAGAAATTGAGATGACTCGAACGGCTATACGATTTGAGCTTGAAGACTTGAATATGAGACCTGATCCAGAGCCTCTGCTCACAGAAATGATCCATGCG GCAGCCTACAGAGACAATACAGTTGGACTGAACAGGTTCTGCCCAGTGGAAAATACTGACAAAATTGATCGAGAAGTCCTGCATTCGTACCTGCGCAACTACTATACGCCGGACAGGATGGTGCTGGCCGGGGTGGGAATCGAGCACGAGCAGTTAGTGGAGTGTGCGAAGAAACATCTGCTTGGAGCTGAGCCGGTGTGGGGCAGCGGGCAGACCAAGGACGTGGACAGATCTGTGGCTCAGTACACGGGAGGCATTGTCAAG GTTGAAAAAGATATGTCAGATGTGAGTCTGGGCCCTACTCCCATCCCAGAGCTTACCCACATCATGATTGGGTTAGAAAGCTGCTCATTTTTA GAGGAAGATTTCATTCCCTTTGCGGTATTAAACATGATGATGGGAGGTGGTGGCTCTTTTTCAGCTGGAGGGCCTGGCAAGGGCATGTTCACCCGACTGTATCTCAATGTGCTCAACAG GCACCACTGGATGTATAATGCAACCTCTTACCACCACAGTTATGAGGATACAGGTCTCCTCTGTATACATGCCAGTGCAGATCCAAAACAG gttCGAGAGATGGTGGAAATCATCACAAGAGAATTCATTCTAATGGCAGGAGCAGTAGGAGAG GTAGAACTTGAGCGAGCAAAGACGCAGCTGAAGTCCATGCTCATGATGAACCTTGAGTCTCGGCCAGTTATCTTTGAAGATGTGGGAAGGCAAGTGTTGGCAACAAACACAAGGAAGCTACCTCATGAGCTCTGTGCCCTGATCA gtcAGGTGAAATCTACTGATATCAAGAGAGTGGTCACTAAGATGCTTCATAAAAAACCAGCTGTGGCTGCACTGGGTGACTTAACAGATTTGCCCACTTATGAACACATCCAGACGGCACTTTCCAGTAAGGATGGGCGACTCCCTCGGATGTACCGGCTCTTCCGATAA
- the ENTR1 gene encoding endosome-associated-trafficking regulator 1: protein MAAGGLPAAGPAEPNPFSFHEFVRSKARSSEEAAGARQAARPGPSLGPLLFPDPAPSGEAEDEEEEWSGSYQPLAVEQAHLTAAGPASPSAGSFFCEGVGLAGSEEPSVTSLGAPPGPGFHSLRQPSYEELKEENASLRSKINKLQIFSETQADKMRKLEKKLEENKIKEEKEAQDLEAMVQHVEQNLQLMTKRAVKAENNATKLKQENALLQVQLKNYKTENEALRSGQSASLAVVKQNADLALQNLLTVITNSRSSIKQLVSGAESLQLVADLLKSIDRISEVSEDGQ, encoded by the exons ATGGCGGCgggggggctgccggcggcgggcccggccgAGCCCAACCCCTTCTCCTTCCACGAGTTCGTCCGCAGCAAGGCCCGGAGCAGCGAGGAGGCGGCCGGTGCCCGCCAG gcggcgcggcccggcccgagCCTCGGCCCCCTCTTATTCCCGGATCCGGCGCCGTCCGGAGAGGcggaggacgaggaggaggaatgGAGCGGGAGCTACCAGCCCTTGGCCGTGGAGCAGGCCCACCTCACCGCCGCGGGCCCCGCCTCGCCCTCCGCCGGCTCCTTCTTCTGCGAGGGcgtggggctggcaggcagcgaGGAGCCGAGCGTGACCTCCCTCGGAgcccccccggggccgggctTTCACTCCCTGCGGCAGCCCAGCTACGAGGAG ctaaAAGAAGAGAATGCCAGTTTGAGAAGCAAGATCAATAAGCTTCAGATTTTCTCTGAAACTCAAGCAGACAA GATGAGGAAGCTTGAAAAAAAgcttgaggaaaacaaaattaaagaagaaaaagaagcacagGATTTGGAAGCAATGGTGCAGCACGTGGAACAAAATCTCCAGCTGATGACT AAACGGGCtgttaaagcagaaaacaatgctacaaaactgaaacaggaaaacGCGCTACTTCAG GTTCAGCTGAAGAATTACAAGACGGAGAATGAAGCCTTGAGGTCGGGCCAGTCGGCGAGTCTGGCCGTGGTGAAACAAAACGCAGACCTCGCCTTACAGAACCTTCTCACGGTTATAACGAACTCCCGGTCTTCGATCAA GCAGCTGGTCTCCGGAGCAGAATCACTGCAGCTCGTCGCCGATCTCCTTAAATCAATAGACAGAATTTCTGAAGTGTCAGAAGATGGACAGTAG